One region of Quercus lobata isolate SW786 chromosome 2, ValleyOak3.0 Primary Assembly, whole genome shotgun sequence genomic DNA includes:
- the LOC115975784 gene encoding 7-deoxyloganetin glucosyltransferase-like isoform X1, with protein sequence MDSSNKAVVTDKSHAVCIPSPAQSHIKAMLKLSKLLHHKGFHITFVNTEFNHQRFLQSRGPNSLDGLSDFRFETIPDGLPPSDLNATQDIHFLCDSIMKNFLAPFSDLLVKLNGATSKNPPVTCIISDGFMPFTITAAQELGIPIVMFFTISACSLMGFMQLPSLKDKGIIPLKDESYLTNGYLDRVIDWIPGMKNIRLRDLPSVVQNIDPNDALFKLAIEAAERAPKASGIVIHTFNALEKEVLDALSTMFTHVYAIGPLQPLLINHLPNDLSKSIGYNLWKEETECLDWLNSKSLNSVIYVNFGSITVMTRKQLIEFGCGLANSKHPFLWIIRSDLVDGESTILPPEFEVESKERGFIASWCPQEEVLNHPAVGGFITHSGWNSTIESVYAGVPMLCWPYLGDQQTNCKYTCNEWGIGMEIDNDVKREKVEKIVRELMETEKGKKMKKNAMEWKKIAEEATCPLGSSSINFNNLNEWIRMNDKLVEIIA encoded by the exons atggaTTCTTCCAATAAGGCAGTAGTAACTGATAAGTCTCATGCAGTTTGTATTCCATCCCCAGCTCAAAGCCACATAAAGGCAATGCTAAAACTTTCAAAGCTTCTCCACCATAAAGGTTTTCACATTACCTTTGTCAACACTGAGTTCAACCACCAACGTTTTTTGCAATCTAGAGGTCCCAACTCCTTAGATGGCTTGTCTGACTTCCGATTTGAAACCATTCCTGACGGCCTCCCTCCATCGGACCTCAACGCTACCCAAGATATCCATTTTCTTTGTGATTCCATTATGAAAAACTTTTTGGCACCATTTTCTGATCTCCTTGTAAAACTCAATGGTGCAACTTCAAAGAATCCTCCAGTGACTTGTATTATCTCAGATGGTTTCATGCCATTCACCATTACTGCTGCTCAAGAACTTGGAATTCCTATTGTAATGTTCTTCACTATTTCTGCTTGTAGCTTAATGGGTTTTATGCAGCTTCCTTCTCTCAAAGACAAAGGAATCATACCACttaaag ATGAGAGTTACCTCACAAATGGGTATTTGGACAGAGTGATAGACTGGATTCCAGGTATGAAAAACATCCGTCTAAGGGATCTCCCAAGTGTCGTTCAAAACATAGATCCAAATGATGCTCTCTTTAAACTTGCGATCGAAGCAGCAGAAAGAGCTCCTAAAGCTTCGGGAATTGTTATTCACACGTTCAACGCATTAGAAAAAGAGGTATTGGATGCTCTTTCAACCATGTTTACTCATGTATATGCCATTGGCCCTCTCCAACCACTACTAATCAATCACTTACCCAATGACCTTTCGAAATCAATTGGGTACAATTTATGGAAAGAAGAAACTGAGTGCCTCGATTGGCTTAACtctaaatcactcaactcagtAATATATGTGAATTTTGGTAGCATAACTGTTATGACACGAAAACAATTGATTGAGTTTGGTTGTGGACTTGCAAATAGTAAGCACCCCTTTTTGTGGATAATTAGGTCTGATTTAGTTGATGGAGAATCAACCATTTTGCCACCTGAGTTTGAGGtagaaagtaaagaaagaggCTTTATAGCTAGTTGGTGCCCTCAAGAGGAAGTGTTGAACCACCCTGCAGTGGGAGGGTTCATAACACATAGCGGATGGAATTCAACCATTGAAAGTGTGTATGCAGGAGTACCAATGCTTTGTTGGCCATATTTGGGCGATCAACAAACAAATTGCAAGTATACTTGCAATGAATGGGGCATTGGCATGGAAATTGATAATGATGTCAAAAGAGAGAAAGTAGAGAAGATTGTGAGGGAATTAATGGAAACAGAAAAGggtaagaaaatgaagaaaaatgcaATGGAGTGGAAAAAAATTGCCGAAGAGGCCACTTGTCCACTTGGATCTTCATCCATTAACTTTAACAATCTG AACGAATGGATACGAATGAATGATAAACTAGTGGAAATCATTGCTTGA
- the LOC115975784 gene encoding 7-deoxyloganetin glucosyltransferase-like isoform X2 has protein sequence MDSSNKAVVTDKSHAVCIPSPAQSHIKAMLKLSKLLHHKGFHITFVNTEFNHQRFLQSRGPNSLDGLSDFRFETIPDGLPPSDLNATQDIHFLCDSIMKNFLAPFSDLLVKLNGATSKNPPVTCIISDGFMPFTITAAQELGIPIVMFFTISACSLMGFMQLPSLKDKGIIPLKDESYLTNGYLDRVIDWIPGMKNIRLRDLPSVVQNIDPNDALFKLAIEAAERAPKASGIVIHTFNALEKEVLDALSTMFTHVYAIGPLQPLLINHLPNDLSKSIGYNLWKEETECLDWLNSKSLNSVIYVNFGSITVMTRKQLIEFGCGLANSKHPFLWIIRSDLVDGESTILPPEFEVESKERGFIASWCPQEEVLNHPAVGGFITHSGWNSTIESVYAGVPMLCWPYLGDQQTNCKYTCNEWGIGMEIDNDVKREKVEKIVRELMETEKGKKMKKNAMEWKKIAEEATCPLGSSSINFNNLTTQSPTWRTGRI, from the exons atggaTTCTTCCAATAAGGCAGTAGTAACTGATAAGTCTCATGCAGTTTGTATTCCATCCCCAGCTCAAAGCCACATAAAGGCAATGCTAAAACTTTCAAAGCTTCTCCACCATAAAGGTTTTCACATTACCTTTGTCAACACTGAGTTCAACCACCAACGTTTTTTGCAATCTAGAGGTCCCAACTCCTTAGATGGCTTGTCTGACTTCCGATTTGAAACCATTCCTGACGGCCTCCCTCCATCGGACCTCAACGCTACCCAAGATATCCATTTTCTTTGTGATTCCATTATGAAAAACTTTTTGGCACCATTTTCTGATCTCCTTGTAAAACTCAATGGTGCAACTTCAAAGAATCCTCCAGTGACTTGTATTATCTCAGATGGTTTCATGCCATTCACCATTACTGCTGCTCAAGAACTTGGAATTCCTATTGTAATGTTCTTCACTATTTCTGCTTGTAGCTTAATGGGTTTTATGCAGCTTCCTTCTCTCAAAGACAAAGGAATCATACCACttaaag ATGAGAGTTACCTCACAAATGGGTATTTGGACAGAGTGATAGACTGGATTCCAGGTATGAAAAACATCCGTCTAAGGGATCTCCCAAGTGTCGTTCAAAACATAGATCCAAATGATGCTCTCTTTAAACTTGCGATCGAAGCAGCAGAAAGAGCTCCTAAAGCTTCGGGAATTGTTATTCACACGTTCAACGCATTAGAAAAAGAGGTATTGGATGCTCTTTCAACCATGTTTACTCATGTATATGCCATTGGCCCTCTCCAACCACTACTAATCAATCACTTACCCAATGACCTTTCGAAATCAATTGGGTACAATTTATGGAAAGAAGAAACTGAGTGCCTCGATTGGCTTAACtctaaatcactcaactcagtAATATATGTGAATTTTGGTAGCATAACTGTTATGACACGAAAACAATTGATTGAGTTTGGTTGTGGACTTGCAAATAGTAAGCACCCCTTTTTGTGGATAATTAGGTCTGATTTAGTTGATGGAGAATCAACCATTTTGCCACCTGAGTTTGAGGtagaaagtaaagaaagaggCTTTATAGCTAGTTGGTGCCCTCAAGAGGAAGTGTTGAACCACCCTGCAGTGGGAGGGTTCATAACACATAGCGGATGGAATTCAACCATTGAAAGTGTGTATGCAGGAGTACCAATGCTTTGTTGGCCATATTTGGGCGATCAACAAACAAATTGCAAGTATACTTGCAATGAATGGGGCATTGGCATGGAAATTGATAATGATGTCAAAAGAGAGAAAGTAGAGAAGATTGTGAGGGAATTAATGGAAACAGAAAAGggtaagaaaatgaagaaaaatgcaATGGAGTGGAAAAAAATTGCCGAAGAGGCCACTTGTCCACTTGGATCTTCATCCATTAACTTTAACAATCTG ACCACTCAAAGCCCTACGTGGAGGACTGGCAGAATTTAA
- the LOC115975784 gene encoding 7-deoxyloganetin glucosyltransferase-like isoform X3: MDSSNKAVVTDKSHAVCIPSPAQSHIKAMLKLSKLLHHKGFHITFVNTEFNHQRFLQSRGPNSLDGLSDFRFETIPDGLPPSDLNATQDIHFLCDSIMKNFLAPFSDLLVKLNGATSKNPPVTCIISDGFMPFTITAAQELGIPIVMFFTISACSLMGFMQLPSLKDKGIIPLKDESYLTNGYLDRVIDWIPGMKNIRLRDLPSVVQNIDPNDALFKLAIEAAERAPKASGIVIHTFNALEKEVLDALSTMFTHVYAIGPLQPLLINHLPNDLSKSIGYNLWKEETECLDWLNSKSLNSVIYVNFGSITVMTRKQLIEFGCGLANSKHPFLWIIRSDLVDGESTILPPEFEVESKERGFIASWCPQEEVLNHPAVGGFITHSGWNSTIESVYAGVPMLCWPYLGDQQTNCKYTCNEWGIGMEIDNDVKREKVEKIVRELMETEKGKKMKKNAMEWKKIAEEATCPLGSSSINFNNLSSLWL, from the exons atggaTTCTTCCAATAAGGCAGTAGTAACTGATAAGTCTCATGCAGTTTGTATTCCATCCCCAGCTCAAAGCCACATAAAGGCAATGCTAAAACTTTCAAAGCTTCTCCACCATAAAGGTTTTCACATTACCTTTGTCAACACTGAGTTCAACCACCAACGTTTTTTGCAATCTAGAGGTCCCAACTCCTTAGATGGCTTGTCTGACTTCCGATTTGAAACCATTCCTGACGGCCTCCCTCCATCGGACCTCAACGCTACCCAAGATATCCATTTTCTTTGTGATTCCATTATGAAAAACTTTTTGGCACCATTTTCTGATCTCCTTGTAAAACTCAATGGTGCAACTTCAAAGAATCCTCCAGTGACTTGTATTATCTCAGATGGTTTCATGCCATTCACCATTACTGCTGCTCAAGAACTTGGAATTCCTATTGTAATGTTCTTCACTATTTCTGCTTGTAGCTTAATGGGTTTTATGCAGCTTCCTTCTCTCAAAGACAAAGGAATCATACCACttaaag ATGAGAGTTACCTCACAAATGGGTATTTGGACAGAGTGATAGACTGGATTCCAGGTATGAAAAACATCCGTCTAAGGGATCTCCCAAGTGTCGTTCAAAACATAGATCCAAATGATGCTCTCTTTAAACTTGCGATCGAAGCAGCAGAAAGAGCTCCTAAAGCTTCGGGAATTGTTATTCACACGTTCAACGCATTAGAAAAAGAGGTATTGGATGCTCTTTCAACCATGTTTACTCATGTATATGCCATTGGCCCTCTCCAACCACTACTAATCAATCACTTACCCAATGACCTTTCGAAATCAATTGGGTACAATTTATGGAAAGAAGAAACTGAGTGCCTCGATTGGCTTAACtctaaatcactcaactcagtAATATATGTGAATTTTGGTAGCATAACTGTTATGACACGAAAACAATTGATTGAGTTTGGTTGTGGACTTGCAAATAGTAAGCACCCCTTTTTGTGGATAATTAGGTCTGATTTAGTTGATGGAGAATCAACCATTTTGCCACCTGAGTTTGAGGtagaaagtaaagaaagaggCTTTATAGCTAGTTGGTGCCCTCAAGAGGAAGTGTTGAACCACCCTGCAGTGGGAGGGTTCATAACACATAGCGGATGGAATTCAACCATTGAAAGTGTGTATGCAGGAGTACCAATGCTTTGTTGGCCATATTTGGGCGATCAACAAACAAATTGCAAGTATACTTGCAATGAATGGGGCATTGGCATGGAAATTGATAATGATGTCAAAAGAGAGAAAGTAGAGAAGATTGTGAGGGAATTAATGGAAACAGAAAAGggtaagaaaatgaagaaaaatgcaATGGAGTGGAAAAAAATTGCCGAAGAGGCCACTTGTCCACTTGGATCTTCATCCATTAACTTTAACAATCTG TCTTCTCTTTGGTTATAA
- the LOC115975785 gene encoding elongator complex protein 5-like isoform X1 — MAESICRALRDGALQGEHAPALTIKDSIASPYGFHVFTHLLTQLSTNILAAKSQSRGLVLVAFSRSPSFYLDLLNRKGIDVASSQKWIGILDCYTDPLGWKDALLASGNGGSLSNEASTGASLCRNVKDMDKLYSSITELGKGIVGQGKVRFCVAIDSVNEILRHASISSVAGLLSNLRSNDGVSSIFWLSHSDLHEDRVTAVLEYMSSMVASIEPLNQSANGHRCNWESLPLLERNYWKGKFHVRFKRRNGRVQVMSEEFHVEQSAINFRSISSKDEIVNRSLLPKMQFNLQLSEKEQIDRAKVVLPFEHQGTGKPIQIYDGRRSLTDGNSEAEPVSTGILQTNENSSKGEIIYLRDSDDERPDSDEDPDDDLDI; from the exons ATGGCGGAATCGATTTGCAGAGCACTCCGAGACGGTGCGTTGCAAGGAGAACACGCACCGGCTCTAACCATCAAGGACTCCATTGCCTCACCTTACGGTTTCCACGTCTTCACTCACCTCCTCACCCAGCTTTCCACCAACATTTTGGCGGCAAAATCCCAATCACG TGGTCTCGTGCTTGTCGCTTTCTCTCGAAGCCCGTCGTTTTACTTGGATTTGTTGAATAGGAAAGGCATCGATGTAGCTTCGTCCCAAAAAT GGATTGGGATTTTGGATTGTTATACGGATCCTCTTGGTTGGAAGGATGCCCTTTTGGCGTCTGGAAATGGTGGGAGTCTCTCTAACGAAGCTTCGACTGGAGCTAGTTTGTGTAGGAATGTGAAGGATATGGACAAGTTGTACTCTTCAATTACCGAGCTGGGGAAAG GAATAGTTGGACAAGGCAAAGTTCGTTTTTGTGTTGCCATAGACTCA GTTAATGAAATCTTAAGACATGCATCTATATCATCAGTTGCAGGCCTTTTAAGTAACCTTCGAAGCAATG ATGGAGTTTCGAGCATCTTTTGGTTGTCACATTCAGACCTTCATGAAGACAGGGTTACTGCCGTTCTTGAGTATATGTCCTCGATGGTGGCCAGTATAGAACCGCTAAATCAATCTGCAAATGGGCATAGATGTAATTGGGAGAGCCTCCCTTTACTCGAACGTAATTATTGGAAAGGGAAGTTTCACGTCCGGTTTAAGCGCAGAAATGGTCGTGTTCAAGTGATG TCTGAAGAATTTCATGTTGAGCAATCAGCCATCAACTTTAGATCCATTTCATCCAAAGATGAAATAGTCAATCGAAGCCTTTTGCCAAAG ATGCAATTCAATTTACAGCTGTCAGAGAAGGAGCAAATTGATAGGGCTAAGGTTGTACTTCCTTTTGAACACCAGG GAACTGGTAAACCCATTCAAATTTATGATGGTCGGAGATCACTTACGGATGGCAATAGTGAAGCAGAACCTGTTTCTACTGGAATATTGCAGACAAATGAGAACTCTAGCAAGGGTGAGATAATATATTTGCGTGATTCAGATGATGAGAGACCAGATTCTGATGAGGACCCAGATGATGATTTGGATATATAA
- the LOC115975785 gene encoding elongator complex protein 5-like isoform X2 has product MAESICRALRDGALQGEHAPALTIKDSIASPYGFHVFTHLLTQLSTNILAAKSQSRGLVLVAFSRSPSFYLDLLNRKGIDVASSQKCLCRNVKDMDKLYSSITELGKGIVGQGKVRFCVAIDSVNEILRHASISSVAGLLSNLRSNDGVSSIFWLSHSDLHEDRVTAVLEYMSSMVASIEPLNQSANGHRCNWESLPLLERNYWKGKFHVRFKRRNGRVQVMSEEFHVEQSAINFRSISSKDEIVNRSLLPKMQFNLQLSEKEQIDRAKVVLPFEHQGTGKPIQIYDGRRSLTDGNSEAEPVSTGILQTNENSSKGEIIYLRDSDDERPDSDEDPDDDLDI; this is encoded by the exons ATGGCGGAATCGATTTGCAGAGCACTCCGAGACGGTGCGTTGCAAGGAGAACACGCACCGGCTCTAACCATCAAGGACTCCATTGCCTCACCTTACGGTTTCCACGTCTTCACTCACCTCCTCACCCAGCTTTCCACCAACATTTTGGCGGCAAAATCCCAATCACG TGGTCTCGTGCTTGTCGCTTTCTCTCGAAGCCCGTCGTTTTACTTGGATTTGTTGAATAGGAAAGGCATCGATGTAGCTTCGTCCCAAAAATg TTTGTGTAGGAATGTGAAGGATATGGACAAGTTGTACTCTTCAATTACCGAGCTGGGGAAAG GAATAGTTGGACAAGGCAAAGTTCGTTTTTGTGTTGCCATAGACTCA GTTAATGAAATCTTAAGACATGCATCTATATCATCAGTTGCAGGCCTTTTAAGTAACCTTCGAAGCAATG ATGGAGTTTCGAGCATCTTTTGGTTGTCACATTCAGACCTTCATGAAGACAGGGTTACTGCCGTTCTTGAGTATATGTCCTCGATGGTGGCCAGTATAGAACCGCTAAATCAATCTGCAAATGGGCATAGATGTAATTGGGAGAGCCTCCCTTTACTCGAACGTAATTATTGGAAAGGGAAGTTTCACGTCCGGTTTAAGCGCAGAAATGGTCGTGTTCAAGTGATG TCTGAAGAATTTCATGTTGAGCAATCAGCCATCAACTTTAGATCCATTTCATCCAAAGATGAAATAGTCAATCGAAGCCTTTTGCCAAAG ATGCAATTCAATTTACAGCTGTCAGAGAAGGAGCAAATTGATAGGGCTAAGGTTGTACTTCCTTTTGAACACCAGG GAACTGGTAAACCCATTCAAATTTATGATGGTCGGAGATCACTTACGGATGGCAATAGTGAAGCAGAACCTGTTTCTACTGGAATATTGCAGACAAATGAGAACTCTAGCAAGGGTGAGATAATATATTTGCGTGATTCAGATGATGAGAGACCAGATTCTGATGAGGACCCAGATGATGATTTGGATATATAA